TCCGACGCGGACTGACGCCGTCGAGTCGATCCCAAACCGGTGGCCGATGCCCTCGATCTCTCGACCGATCAATCGGTTAGCTGCGCCGTCGAACCGGCGGTTAGTCGCACCGTCGAACCACACTCGAGGTCGAGTGTGATCGTTGCCACCAGTTTCGAACCCGACCTCACCAACAGCGTTAACCCACCTGCGTGACAGAAGTCGGGTATGCTCGGCTATCACCTCGCGTTTCTCCTCCTGGTCGTCGGGACGACCGCGTTCTTCAGCGCGCTCTCGGTCCTGAACGTCCGCTACGGCAAACGGGCACTCGAGCGTGAGCGGGAGTGGGTCACCTCGCGTCTGGACTTCGACGACCTCGACCGCGTGGCTGCCTACCAGCAGGCGACAACCCAGCTCTCACAGGTTCAGACCTGGGTCACCCTCGCGCTCGTCCTCGCCGCGCTCTACTCCGGGGCGCTCGCCGCCGTCGTGGACGGACTCGAGGGACTGGGCTATGGCCCGGTCGTCACCGGCGTCGGCTTCTTCGCCGGCATGGTGGTCGTCCTGCAGGTGCTCTCGCTCCCGTTCGACGCCTACGACACGTTCGTGATCGAGGAGCGGTTCGACTTCAACGAACAGACGCCGGCCCTGTTCGTCAAGGACCTCGTCCTCGGGACGCTCGTCGGCCTCTGCATTACCGCTGCGCTCGCCGCCGGCGTCCTCTGGTTTATCGCTACCGTCCCGACCTACTGGCCCCTCGCCGCCGTCGCCCTCTACGTCGCCTTCTCGCTCACGATGCTCGTCGTCTATCCGCGCGTGATCGCCCCGCTGTTCAACGACTTCGAGCCCATCGAGACCGGCGACCTCCGGGAAGCCGTCGAGCGCGTCTTCGACCGCGCGGGCTTCACCTGTGACGGCATCTACCTCATGGACGCGAGCAAGCGATCCTCGCACTCTAACGCCTACTTCGTCGGCTTCGGACGGACCAAACGGGTCGTTCTCTTCGACACACTGGTCGACCAGATGACCCTCGAGCAGGTCGAGGCCGTCCTGGCTCACGAACTCGCCCACTGGAAGCGCGCGCACATCTGGAAGCAGTTCGGCGTCGGTACCCTCCGCGTGGGTGCAATGTTCGTCGCGCTCTGGGCACTCCTCCAGACCTCGTGGCTGTACGCGATGTTCGGGCTCCCGGAGACGGCCTACGTCGGGCTCGCGGTCGGCGCGCTCTGGATTCAGCCGCTGGCGAAGCTCAGCCGGCCGCTCGAGAACAAACTGTCTCT
This region of Natronosalvus halobius genomic DNA includes:
- a CDS encoding M48 family metallopeptidase, which codes for MLGYHLAFLLLVVGTTAFFSALSVLNVRYGKRALEREREWVTSRLDFDDLDRVAAYQQATTQLSQVQTWVTLALVLAALYSGALAAVVDGLEGLGYGPVVTGVGFFAGMVVVLQVLSLPFDAYDTFVIEERFDFNEQTPALFVKDLVLGTLVGLCITAALAAGVLWFIATVPTYWPLAAVALYVAFSLTMLVVYPRVIAPLFNDFEPIETGDLREAVERVFDRAGFTCDGIYLMDASKRSSHSNAYFVGFGRTKRVVLFDTLVDQMTLEQVEAVLAHELAHWKRAHIWKQFGVGTLRVGAMFVALWALLQTSWLYAMFGLPETAYVGLAVGALWIQPLAKLSRPLENKLSLSHEREADAFATEVMGGGQPLVDGLCRLTSENLSNPFPHPWYATFHYTHPPIPDRIRYIQGLEDGSPESTDPAVADGA